A region from the Citrobacter telavivensis genome encodes:
- a CDS encoding DUF1116 domain-containing protein, with the protein MYSSIAQANDAIIERIKTARPHWVAVRPAKEAVVELSSGRKLLHAGPPIAWEEMTGPMRGACIGASLFEGWAASEEEAVALLSRGEVEFIPCHHVGAVGPMGGITSANMPVLVVRDVVHGNQSCCNLNEGIGKVMRFGAYGEDVQTRLRWMRDTLAPVLQEALSRMENGVDLTAMMAQAITMGDEFHQRNIAASSLLLRALSPVIAGLDRPKAEIIEVLQFLSVTDQFFLNLAMAYSKAVMDAAAVIKAGSVVTAMTRNGREFGIRVSGTGDRWFTAPVNTPQGLFFTGYSQADANPDIGDSAITETLGIGGAAMIAAPGVTRFVGAGGMGAALETSEEMAEIYLANNPLFQIPSWDFKGACLGLDIRRVVETGITPLINTGIAHREAGIGQVGAGTVRAPLLCFEKALEALAEEHHITA; encoded by the coding sequence ATGTATTCATCAATTGCACAGGCCAACGACGCCATTATTGAACGCATTAAAACCGCGCGCCCGCACTGGGTTGCCGTCCGTCCTGCGAAAGAGGCGGTGGTGGAATTGTCCTCAGGACGTAAGTTACTGCACGCCGGTCCGCCGATTGCCTGGGAAGAGATGACGGGGCCAATGCGCGGCGCGTGTATCGGCGCATCGCTGTTCGAAGGCTGGGCCGCCAGTGAGGAAGAAGCGGTGGCGCTGTTGAGTCGGGGTGAAGTGGAATTTATTCCCTGTCATCACGTTGGCGCCGTCGGCCCGATGGGCGGAATCACCTCTGCGAACATGCCAGTGCTGGTGGTGCGAGACGTAGTGCACGGCAATCAGTCCTGTTGCAACCTGAACGAAGGGATCGGTAAGGTCATGCGCTTCGGGGCCTACGGTGAAGATGTGCAGACACGCCTGCGCTGGATGCGCGATACGTTGGCGCCGGTGTTGCAGGAGGCGTTATCGCGTATGGAGAACGGCGTTGATTTGACGGCAATGATGGCCCAGGCGATTACGATGGGTGACGAATTCCATCAGCGTAATATCGCGGCCTCGTCGCTGCTGCTGCGCGCACTGTCCCCTGTGATTGCGGGTCTGGACCGGCCGAAAGCTGAAATCATTGAGGTGCTGCAATTCCTGAGCGTGACCGATCAGTTCTTCCTGAATCTGGCGATGGCCTACAGCAAAGCGGTGATGGATGCGGCGGCAGTGATTAAAGCCGGTTCGGTGGTGACAGCAATGACGCGCAACGGCCGTGAGTTCGGGATTCGTGTCAGCGGCACCGGCGACCGATGGTTTACTGCACCCGTGAATACGCCGCAGGGCCTGTTTTTTACCGGCTACAGCCAGGCTGACGCCAACCCGGATATCGGTGACAGCGCCATTACCGAAACGCTGGGCATCGGCGGCGCGGCAATGATTGCCGCCCCCGGCGTGACGCGTTTCGTTGGCGCGGGCGGTATGGGCGCCGCGCTGGAAACCTCCGAAGAGATGGCGGAAATCTACCTCGCTAACAACCCGCTGTTCCAGATCCCGTCCTGGGATTTCAAAGGCGCGTGTCTGGGGCTGGATATCCGCCGCGTTGTGGAAACGGGGATTACGCCGCTTATCAACACCGGTATCGCTCACCGCGAAGCAGGGATTGGGCAGGTTGGCGCGGGTACTGTTCGCGCTCCGCTGCTCTGCTTTGAAAAAGCGCTGGAAGCGCTGGCGGAAGAGCATCACATCACGGCGTAA
- a CDS encoding MFS transporter: MSESCEVTEVTKKKGIPAWWVTIFLFWLGWIFMYADRTVLNPVMGELEKEFGLSGTQLGILNSVFYFSYALLQVPAGILGDKIGKKKVLVPGFILFGVFTAVTGWAKSWYTLLFARVVTGAGEGTYYGPQYGLSSEQIPKKYRSLGSAIINSGMAFGIALGLMTSSWLVYDQGHSWRMPFYVMAIPSVLVGVAIWLFVKEKKRTVDTDGQPLKKGKFSDLLKNRNLVLTYIMVFCSLFGFFVILTWLPYYLQNERGIAGSETGFISSLVAWISIPGALLFSSLSDKLGKRKPLIMFLVPVAILSMLSIVWMPNMTGVIVALCVYGLVGKLALDPVLVALVADSVDENNYSTAFGLFNFIGMSSSILAPIIAGAARDITGSLASSFYVSAILLVVGLVAMLFLKEKRT; encoded by the coding sequence ATGTCTGAATCATGTGAAGTGACTGAGGTCACGAAGAAAAAAGGAATACCGGCCTGGTGGGTTACCATTTTCCTGTTCTGGTTGGGATGGATTTTTATGTATGCCGACCGGACGGTATTGAACCCGGTGATGGGCGAACTGGAGAAAGAGTTTGGCTTAAGTGGAACACAATTAGGCATTCTTAATTCTGTATTTTATTTTTCTTATGCGTTATTACAGGTTCCGGCCGGAATACTGGGTGACAAAATCGGTAAGAAAAAAGTGCTGGTGCCAGGGTTTATTCTCTTTGGCGTTTTCACCGCGGTGACCGGCTGGGCAAAAAGCTGGTACACGTTGCTGTTTGCCCGCGTGGTAACCGGTGCGGGAGAAGGGACCTATTACGGTCCTCAGTACGGCCTTTCTTCTGAGCAAATCCCTAAAAAGTATCGCTCGCTGGGCAGTGCAATTATCAATAGCGGCATGGCTTTTGGTATCGCGCTGGGGCTGATGACCTCAAGCTGGCTGGTGTACGATCAGGGGCATTCATGGCGGATGCCGTTCTACGTGATGGCGATCCCTTCGGTGCTGGTGGGGGTAGCGATCTGGCTGTTTGTGAAAGAAAAGAAACGCACCGTAGATACCGATGGTCAGCCGTTAAAAAAAGGGAAATTCAGCGATCTCTTGAAAAACCGCAACCTCGTTCTGACCTATATTATGGTGTTCTGTAGCCTGTTTGGTTTCTTCGTTATTCTGACCTGGCTTCCCTATTATCTGCAAAATGAGCGCGGTATTGCCGGTAGCGAAACCGGGTTTATCTCTTCGCTGGTGGCCTGGATTTCAATACCCGGCGCGCTGTTATTCTCCAGCCTGTCTGACAAATTAGGTAAGCGTAAACCGTTAATTATGTTCCTCGTGCCGGTGGCGATCCTCAGCATGCTGTCCATTGTCTGGATGCCAAATATGACCGGCGTGATTGTCGCCCTGTGTGTTTACGGCCTTGTCGGCAAACTGGCGTTAGATCCCGTGCTGGTTGCACTGGTTGCCGATAGCGTCGATGAAAATAATTACAGCACCGCGTTTGGCTTATTTAATTTTATCGGCATGAGTTCCTCCATTCTTGCTCCGATTATTGCCGGTGCGGCGCGCGATATAACGGGCAGCCTGGCATCCAGTTTTTATGTGTCAGCCATTCTGTTAGTTGTCGGATTGGTTGCCATGCTGTTTTTGAAAGAAAAACGTACATAA
- a CDS encoding carbamate kinase, with the protein MKKKLVIALGGNALLQRGEVLSAENQQRSIQVFAQMVTMLARDYQLVIVHGNGPQVGLLALQNAAYTEAPAWPLDILVAESQGMIGVAIAQALTQNAGAAPVTTLMTRVEVDPQDEAFCAPGKYIGPVYQPDQQAELEQRYGWTMKADGQYIRRVVPSPIPQAILDSDAIQMLMEAGHTVICCGGGGVPVVAQGDGYQGTEAVIDKDLTAAVLANAINADHLLILTDADAVYEHWGTPQARALRHVTTEELAPFAAPDGAMGPKAAAVIQFVKQTGSSAFIGALRDAPQILMGEKGTCVTQ; encoded by the coding sequence ATGAAAAAGAAACTGGTCATTGCGCTGGGCGGTAATGCGTTATTACAGCGCGGAGAAGTATTGAGCGCGGAAAACCAACAGCGCAGCATTCAGGTTTTTGCACAAATGGTGACAATGCTGGCCCGCGATTACCAACTGGTGATTGTGCATGGCAATGGGCCTCAGGTGGGATTGCTGGCGTTACAGAACGCGGCATACACGGAAGCGCCCGCCTGGCCGCTGGATATTCTGGTAGCCGAAAGCCAGGGAATGATTGGCGTCGCTATCGCCCAGGCGCTGACACAAAACGCAGGGGCCGCGCCGGTGACAACCCTGATGACACGTGTGGAAGTGGATCCACAGGATGAGGCATTTTGCGCACCGGGCAAATACATCGGGCCCGTGTATCAACCCGATCAGCAGGCTGAACTGGAACAACGTTATGGCTGGACAATGAAGGCTGACGGGCAGTACATCCGTCGGGTCGTTCCCTCACCGATACCGCAAGCTATCCTCGACAGCGATGCCATCCAGATGTTGATGGAAGCGGGACATACGGTGATTTGCTGTGGTGGCGGCGGTGTTCCGGTGGTGGCTCAGGGCGACGGCTACCAGGGAACCGAAGCGGTAATCGATAAAGATCTGACAGCGGCAGTGCTGGCCAATGCCATCAACGCCGATCACCTGCTGATCCTGACCGATGCCGATGCCGTTTATGAACACTGGGGAACGCCGCAGGCGCGCGCATTGCGACATGTCACGACAGAAGAGCTGGCGCCGTTTGCTGCACCAGACGGTGCGATGGGTCCAAAGGCGGCGGCAGTTATCCAGTTTGTTAAGCAAACCGGAAGCTCGGCGTTTATTGGCGCCCTGAGAGATGCGCCGCAGATATTAATGGGCGAGAAAGGCACCTGCGTGACACAGTAA
- a CDS encoding DUF2877 domain-containing protein has protein sequence MLILNALACAGLYRLPDGEWTLHSRFSQAINFSHANGELLTLYRYGKGMGPTGMLLSHKQFSRLTAVSHLYKTGNLLSGQGVTLRSQRQLRLQLNPADSAPVGLSRCGQQSGLCGALNQPLNDIPFYSEIMAALACWHHGGEPDWRWLIGRGPGLTPSGDDMLTGMLAVFIAAGIPVHLFLPSIDLLALLTTSVSCSYLNSARLGEFSTPVLGVMRSLQTGRNTDRALGRLLAVGHTSGADTVLGIALAQHWLQMADSRGMHARSGNNTHIYSGG, from the coding sequence ATGCTCATACTCAATGCTCTGGCCTGCGCCGGGCTTTATCGACTTCCTGATGGTGAATGGACGCTGCACAGTCGCTTCTCTCAGGCGATCAATTTCAGTCATGCAAACGGTGAGTTACTGACGTTATACCGCTACGGTAAAGGCATGGGACCAACCGGCATGCTGTTGAGTCATAAGCAGTTTTCCCGCCTGACTGCGGTTTCGCACCTGTACAAAACCGGGAATCTGCTGAGCGGGCAGGGAGTGACCCTTCGCTCTCAGCGCCAGCTCAGACTGCAACTCAATCCTGCTGATAGCGCCCCTGTCGGGCTCTCCCGTTGTGGGCAACAAAGCGGCCTGTGTGGGGCATTGAATCAACCCCTTAATGACATACCATTTTATTCAGAAATCATGGCTGCTCTTGCATGCTGGCATCACGGAGGGGAACCGGACTGGCGTTGGCTTATCGGGCGAGGCCCAGGACTCACGCCCAGCGGTGATGATATGCTGACAGGAATGCTGGCGGTCTTTATTGCTGCAGGGATACCGGTTCACCTTTTTTTACCCTCGATTGATCTACTGGCATTGCTGACAACGTCGGTAAGCTGTAGCTATCTTAATAGCGCCAGGCTGGGCGAATTTTCGACGCCCGTGTTGGGCGTCATGCGCAGTTTACAAACCGGACGTAATACAGACCGTGCGCTTGGCCGTCTGCTTGCGGTAGGACATACTTCCGGCGCTGACACGGTATTGGGTATCGCGTTGGCGCAACACTGGTTACAGATGGCTGATTCAAGGGGAATGCATGCTCGATCAGGAAACAATACGCACATTTATTCGGGTGGCTGA
- the fdrA gene encoding acyl-CoA synthetase FdrA, with protein MIYAFIKKGSFQDSVSLMIISRKLSERPEVDQVSVMMGTPANKAMLDSTGFWHADFAEATPNDICVAVRTHDEQPEILELIREQLEKELSAIASASGSSQQLLKARRWESACQKLPQANLLLVSVAGEYAASVAKEGLLAGKNVMMFSDNVPLAQEVALKTLAREKGLIVMGPDCGTAMIAGSPLAFANVLPEGGIGVIGASGTGIQEVTSQIALHQQGISHAIGLGGRDLSAEVGGISALTALEMLAADDATRVIAFVSKPPSPQVRTRIINAMQNVGKPVVALFLGNKPEQRREGNVWLADSLSDAAQLAVLLMRVAQQRLIQPEVAGKGIYGLYAGGTLAAEAAMLLSSGLGVPVSESHDAGVMLDAQGHRIVDLGDDSYTLGRPHPMIDPTTRSIEIEKLAAMPDVGVLLLDVVLGYGACADPAGAVVEAVEKVRAARSAPLVTIATMTGTDADPQGRSGQIDILREAGIAVVETLEEAVLLAISLTHHQDARPSAEPGTLLDGVQVINAGLRSFALDLQSSGTPVVHYQWAPIAGGNARLASLLKQLH; from the coding sequence ATGATTTACGCCTTTATTAAAAAGGGAAGCTTTCAGGACTCCGTCAGCCTGATGATCATTTCCCGTAAATTAAGTGAGCGACCGGAAGTCGACCAGGTTTCCGTCATGATGGGAACGCCTGCGAATAAAGCGATGCTGGATTCCACAGGCTTCTGGCATGCCGATTTTGCCGAGGCCACGCCGAACGATATTTGTGTGGCGGTACGAACGCATGACGAGCAACCCGAGATTCTCGAATTAATTCGCGAACAGCTGGAAAAAGAGTTGAGTGCGATTGCCAGCGCCTCGGGCAGTTCACAGCAACTGCTGAAGGCGCGTCGCTGGGAGAGCGCCTGCCAGAAACTACCGCAGGCCAATTTGCTGCTGGTTTCGGTTGCCGGGGAGTATGCAGCCTCCGTGGCTAAAGAGGGGCTGTTGGCGGGTAAGAACGTGATGATGTTCTCCGATAACGTACCGCTGGCGCAGGAAGTGGCGCTGAAAACGCTGGCGCGCGAAAAGGGGCTTATCGTGATGGGGCCGGACTGCGGGACGGCGATGATTGCCGGTAGCCCACTGGCATTCGCTAACGTGTTACCAGAAGGTGGAATTGGCGTGATAGGGGCGTCCGGGACCGGTATTCAGGAGGTCACCTCGCAGATTGCGCTACACCAACAGGGCATCAGCCATGCCATCGGTTTGGGTGGGCGCGATCTGAGCGCGGAAGTGGGGGGGATCAGTGCGCTAACGGCGCTGGAGATGCTGGCTGCCGATGATGCGACTCGAGTGATTGCGTTTGTCTCCAAACCGCCGTCGCCGCAGGTCAGAACGCGCATTATCAACGCGATGCAGAACGTCGGTAAACCGGTGGTAGCGCTCTTTCTCGGCAATAAACCGGAACAGCGTCGTGAGGGGAACGTCTGGCTGGCGGATTCGCTCTCGGATGCCGCCCAACTGGCCGTCTTACTGATGCGCGTGGCGCAGCAGCGCCTGATTCAACCCGAGGTGGCTGGAAAAGGTATTTACGGTCTGTACGCCGGCGGCACCCTCGCGGCAGAAGCGGCGATGCTGCTCTCATCCGGGCTTGGCGTTCCGGTTAGCGAAAGCCACGATGCTGGCGTCATGCTCGACGCGCAGGGCCACCGCATTGTCGATCTGGGGGATGACAGCTACACGCTGGGCCGACCGCACCCGATGATTGACCCAACCACCCGCAGCATTGAAATCGAAAAGCTGGCCGCAATGCCGGACGTCGGCGTGCTGTTGCTGGATGTGGTGCTGGGCTATGGCGCCTGCGCCGACCCGGCTGGCGCGGTTGTAGAGGCGGTCGAAAAGGTTCGTGCGGCGCGGAGCGCGCCGCTGGTAACCATTGCCACCATGACCGGAACCGATGCTGACCCGCAGGGGCGCAGCGGACAAATTGACATCCTACGCGAAGCGGGCATCGCCGTGGTGGAAACCCTGGAGGAGGCCGTGTTGCTCGCCATCAGCCTGACACATCATCAGGACGCCCGCCCATCAGCCGAACCAGGCACTTTGCTGGATGGCGTACAGGTGATCAATGCCGGATTACGCAGCTTCGCGCTGGATCTGCAAAGCAGCGGCACGCCGGTTGTGCATTATCAGTGGGCGCCGATTGCTGGTGGCAATGCGCGTCTCGCCAGTTTACTCAAGCAGTTACATTAA